From a region of the Deinococcus terrestris genome:
- a CDS encoding MBL fold metallo-hydrolase, with protein MTQAHEPSPDLNRIRPPAPPVSTFGGTQVLRPDVVRVRLPMVNVFLMGLPGEDWVLLDAGMPGTAGLIRKAADEYHAGRPPVATVLTHGHLDHIGALHDLLKVWDVPIYAHPLELPHVTGVAPYPFPDPTVGGTTSLLSPAFVPGPFDFRPHVRPLPEDGSVPHLPGWRCLHTPGHTSGHVSLWREEDRTLIAGDAFVTTKQESAAGAFALRPTLIHRPPAYYTPNWDEARDSVRRLSALHPWLVVTGHGHPMSGPEMQADLARLARNFDELGRPRRGWYVTRPVPVGVPPVGPDPLRQRVLAGLALGALALVLTRRR; from the coding sequence ATGACCCAAGCGCACGAGCCTTCGCCTGACCTGAACCGCATTCGCCCGCCCGCGCCGCCCGTCTCGACTTTCGGGGGGACGCAGGTCCTGCGCCCAGACGTGGTGCGGGTGCGGCTGCCGATGGTGAACGTCTTCCTGATGGGCCTGCCGGGTGAGGACTGGGTGTTGCTGGACGCCGGGATGCCGGGCACCGCCGGACTGATTCGCAAGGCCGCCGACGAGTACCACGCGGGCCGTCCGCCGGTCGCCACCGTGCTCACGCACGGGCACCTCGACCACATCGGGGCGCTGCACGACCTCTTGAAGGTGTGGGACGTGCCCATCTACGCGCACCCGCTGGAGCTGCCGCACGTTACCGGCGTGGCGCCCTACCCCTTTCCCGACCCCACGGTGGGCGGCACGACCAGCCTGCTCTCGCCCGCGTTCGTGCCCGGTCCTTTCGACTTCCGGCCCCATGTGCGCCCGCTTCCGGAAGACGGCAGCGTGCCGCACCTGCCCGGCTGGCGCTGTCTGCACACGCCGGGACACACCTCCGGGCACGTCTCGCTGTGGCGGGAAGAAGACCGCACGCTGATCGCCGGGGACGCTTTCGTGACCACCAAGCAGGAGTCGGCGGCAGGCGCCTTCGCGCTGCGCCCCACCCTGATTCACCGCCCACCCGCCTACTACACCCCCAACTGGGACGAGGCGCGGGACTCGGTGCGGCGGCTCTCGGCGCTGCATCCCTGGCTGGTGGTCACCGGGCACGGACACCCCATGTCGGGACCGGAGATGCAAGCCGACCTCGCGCGGCTGGCCCGCAACTTCGACGAGCTGGGGCGCCCCCGCCGGGGCTGGTACGTGACCCGCCCGGTGCCTGTGGGCGTGCCCCCGGTCGGCCCCGATCCCCTGAGGCAGCGGGTGCTGGCGGGCCTCGCGCTGGGGGCACTGGCGCTGGTGCTGACGCGCCGCCGCTAA